In the Syntrophus aciditrophicus SB genome, TCAATTAAATGTCAATTCATACTCGGTAATCCTGAAAGGAGTCGAAATTGCCGATGGAGAACTGATGCCGGGACATCATATGGCTATTAACACAGGAGATCAAAGTTTCAATCTCAAGGGAATAGAAACAAAGGAACCGGCTTTTGGCCTGCCGGCTGTGTGGATACCTGAAAAAGAAAGAGAAAGCGTGCAAGCGAAAGGATACGTTGTTGTTGATCCATCAACAGTTGTTACGACGCATTTAACGGAAATTATCAAGCTGCACGCAGATGAATTGATGGGAAGGCATGAAGTTCAGATGCTGATCGATAATTTAAGCCGGATGTACCCCAAGGTTGTTGAAGACCTTGTGCCGAAGATCGTTCCCTACGGGATTCTCCAGAAAGTTCTGCAAAGATTGCTGCGGGAACGTGTTTCCATCCGCGACCTTTATACCATTACAGAAACCCTGGCTGATTATGTGTCGATGACAAAGAATGTCGATATCTTGACAGGGTATGTCCGACAGGCGCTGGCCAGATCCATTACAAAACAGTATCTGGATTCGAATGGGAGTTTGACGGTCATGATGATTTCTCCCGACATCGAAGATACGATAGGGAAGGCGGTTCAACATACGGAACAGGAATCTTATGTAAACCCTGATCCGATCATGATCAGAAAACTAGTCAATAAGGTGCAGAAATTGATCAATTCTTTTACGGCAAAAGGATTGCAGCCGATAATCCTCTGTTCTCCCGCGGTCCGGATTCATCTCAGAAATATCATGGAGAAATTCTTTCCCAGCGTCGTAGTCCTTTCTCATAATGAGGTTACGCGGGAAACATCCATCAAATCCTTAGGCATGGTAGAGCTGTAATATGCAGATCAAACGATATGAAGTTGCAAATGTCCAGGAGGCCGTTAAAAAAATAAAAAAGGACCTGGGTCCGGATGCAATTATTCTGTCGTCAAAAAAGTTGAGAGGTTCCGGGGGGGGCATGTTGGAGGTTATTGCTGCCAGAGATCTGGATTTCACAACCAATGCCGGCCAAAACGATCTTTCCGGCAACAATGAGTGGCGAATAGAACAAGATCGGGGAAAGAGTCTTGAAGATCTGGCATCTTACTTAAAGAATAATTTTGAGGAATTAAAAAGACTGTTTCAAGATCTGAAGAATGAACGGTATATGCTTACCGAGCTGGCGGAATTAAAGGATTCCATGAACACATTCTTCGATGTTCTTGGCTTGAAGCGAAACAGGACAGGGTGTGTGCAGACGGATCAAATTTACTATAATCTGATTTCAAAAGGCATTTCAAAAGAGAAAGCCTGGAAGGCTGTGGAAAAGGTCAAGAATGAATTTGCCTCCGGGCAGATTGAAAATGTACAGGCAGGTTTGTCTGTGATTGAAAGTCTGATTGGACAATCTCTTCCATTTGTAAATCATTCCGAAAAGGAAAAAAGGGTTAAAGTTTTTATTGGTCCTACAGGCGTCGGAAAAACAACGACACTTGCAAAACTTTCAGCTTATCATGCCCTAAGTAAAAAAAAGACCGTGGGACTCATAACGACCGACACATACCGGATTGCCGCGGTTGAACAATTGAAAACATACGCCAGAATCATAGGTATTCCTTTGAGAGTCGCTCCCAGGAAGGATGATTTCAAACAATCCCTGAAAAAGTTTGCTGATAAGGATGTCATCCTTGTTGACACACCGGGAAGGAGCAGCAACGACATTGTAAATTTGAAAAAGCTCAATGAAACCCTGAGGTCGGATATTCCCTTTGAGTCGAATCTTCTCATAAGCCTTACCTCAAGTAGAGAGTCCATGATGGAGGTGGCATTGCGCTACAGGATTTTTGATTATGATCGGATTATCCTGACCAAGGCCGATGAATCCTTACGTGTTGGTTTCCTCTGGGATGTTCTTGATCGGATTTCCAAACCTGTTTCCTATATTACAAATGGACAAAACGTGCCTCATGACATTGAAGAAGCAACTCCGCAAAAAATTGCCAGGATGATTATAGGTAACGATTTGAATTGAATGTTCCGCTGACAGGGTAGTGCATCGGGAAACGCCGGAAAAGAGCCTTTCCAATGTTGAAGACAACCGACTATGCAATGAGGGGTAAAAGAGTGGATCAGGCCGAATCTCTAAGAGAACTGGTAAGGAAAAGAAACGAGACAAAATTTGGAAACCAGTCAGAAATCGAGAAAAAAAATCGCATGAAAAAAAATTATGACCGAGTCAGAACCATTGCAATAACGAGTGGAAAAGGGGGTGTGGGAAAAACCAACATTACCGCAAATCTGGCGTGTATGTTGGCTAAAATGAACAAAAAAACACTCGTTCTCGATGCGGACGTCGGACTGGCCAATATTGATGTCGTTCTCGGACTGACTCCGAAATACAATTTGCATCATGTTCTTACTGGAGAACGAAGATTGTCGGAAGTGATTGTAGCCGGTCCAGGTGGTGTGAAGATTTTGCCTTCCGCGTCGGGTATTCACGAAATGACGGATCTGTCGCGGGGTCAGAAATTAACCCTGCTGGATGATTTAAATTCCATAAAAGAAAGTCTCGATTTCATGCTGATTGATACCGGTGCCGGTATTGCCGGGAATGTCATGTATTTCAATATGGCAGCAAGAGAAATCATTGTTGTTACTTCTCCGGAGCCAACGTCTCTTACTGACGCCTATGCTCTGATTAAAGTTTTGTATCAGCGATATGCAAAAAAAAGATTCCGGTTGTTAATCAATATGGTGAGAAGCGCTGCTGAAGCCAATAAAGTCTATCTTCGCCTCAGTTCAGCAACGGATCATTTCCTGAATTTAAACATTGAGTTCATGGGTTATATCCTTCATGACAAAAAATTACAGGAAGCCGTTAAACTGCGAAAGGCCCTCGTGGAGCTTTATCCTGATTCCAAGGCAAGTCTTTGTGTAAAGAAGGTGGCTGAAAAAATATGTGAAGAAAATCCTGAGTACGATGAAAGCGGGAGCATCAGTTTCTTCGGGGAAAAAATCCTGGGTAATGAATGCAGATAAGAAAGATCGTGAAGCATTAATCTTGAAATATCTTCCCTTTGTAAAAGCTGTTGTAGGCCGCATGGCATCCAAAATACCCATTGATGCCGGGGACAAGGAAGATCTGATTCACGTGGGAATTATCGGCTTGATGTCCGCAATTGAAAAATATGATACCAGGAGAAACGTCCGCTTTGAAACCTATGCTGGAATCAGAATTCGAGGCGCTGTTCTTGACGAGTTAAGGGCAAGGGATTGGGTTCCAAGAGCTGTGCGCAGCAGGGATAATGAAATTACGAAGGCTATTTCGTCGTTGCAGAAGATATTGAGAAGAGCGCCGGACGATCATGAAATATCGGAATATTTGGGACTGTCTATTGAAGAGTATTTTAAATTGCTGGATGATTCCCGTTGCATTTCACTGATCAGCAGCGAAGATTTACCCGGAGATTATCTGGATCGTTATTCCTGTTCCGATGTAATCAGGGCCGTCGAACAGGGCAGTGCTCTAGATTTAATCACGGACCATGAGTTCAGAATGCAACTGAAGAAAGCCATGGAGCTGCTGCCTGACAAAGAGCGCCTGGTTTTGACATTATATTATTATGAGGAACTGACGATGAAGGAAATCGGTAAAGTTCTGGATTTAACGGAGTCGAGGGTATGTCAGCTTCATTCTCAGGCCATTTTCCGCCTCAGGGCGGCGGTAAAGAAAATTAACTTGTAAGGCTTTAAGACAAACTGAAAACAGGGTGCCGGGATTGAGAGTCGGGATTAATCAGAATAAGAGATAAGCGAAGTTTTTACCACGTGGCCATTCTATTGACGAGATACTATGAAGAAGATTAAAAAAGACATTTCGGATTTCAGTCATCATGAGAACGACAATTGTGGAGAAGATTATTCCACCGGAGAGTCAAATCGATCCGACTCGCTGTCTCAAGAGAAAAATTTCGGGAGCCGTTGGAAGAAATCAAAAAAAAATGCAGTCGGTTATTGTTTAGCATTTGTTGCATTTTCTTCAGGCATTGCTTTTTTCCTGGTAGATTTCCATACATTGAAATTTAACAACGCTCCGGTTGAGAATATCACACCTGTTCAGCAGCCCGTAAAGTGTAAATTCGCATCGTTGCAGGATTTTATTATCAATTTTAAAGACGGCGGCGGAAAGGAAAAAATTTTTGTTTGTGCCTTGGCGCTGGAAATAAGCCCGGATCACAAACTTGCATTCAAAGACGATCATTTTGACATCAGGAAAATGATTTATAAAAAACTTTTAACCTGCAGCCGGGAGAATACTTCTTTTCTTCAGGATAGAAACCGGTTAAGGGATTTCCTTTTCGTTGAACTTAATCAGCAACTTGGGGGAAATATCGTTACCGGAATCTATTTCACAAAATTTATGATTTTGTAATATCTTTCTGTTTTTTTAACTGAGTATATCGGCATCGCTGAAGCGTCAGAGAGAGGAATTGATTGATGAAGATTGCTGTAAGAACGAAAGAGTCTGCATACAAGGCTCTGGAAAGAGAATTTGAGTCAACGCTGGTAAATGAACTCATTCCCGGTATTCTGCATAATTTCGCCAACCCCCTCAACGGAATCATGGGGCGTTCGAAACTGTTGCAAAGACGGATGAATGAGCATTTCAATAAAATTAAGGAATGTTGTCCGGATTTTGCCAGGGAAATCGTCGATGAGCAGGATAAATTGTCAACCGATGTGATCTCTATTTGCAAAGAATCCGATCGTTTTTTCTACTTGTTTCAGGATCTGGCATCGAAGTTTTATGTTATCTCGGATAATAGGTTTGAGCGGATTAACTTAAAGAAACTCATCGAAAATGAACTTCGTTTTTTGGAATTTTACCTGGATTTCAAGCATGAAATAAAAAAAACGATCAAACTGACCAGCGATATGCCCTGGATATATGGGACTCAATCCGGTTATTCGCTATGTTTTTCCGCACTTTTAAGAAGCAGCATGTACAGAATGAAGAAAAGTGAAACAAAAGAATTATCCATTATAACCGATTGCGATGAGAGAAATATTATGGTTGTTATTCAGGATACCGGGGCAAAGATGATCGTCAATACGGATTCTGCAACTGAAGGGGATAGCTTACTGTCCTGCAATGTTGATATGTCAAGTCTTGTGTGTGTCCAGCTTCTTTTCAAAGAATATAACGTGAAGAGTGTTTTTGAAGGCAAAACGGGGTGGAACAGGGTAACACTTCAAATTCCTGTAAATCGGGAATCATCGACCTGAGATCGATAAGAGAAAAAGAACGCTTTATGGATTGTGCGGGATTTCCACCTTCTTACTTCAGATAATTTGACTGAGGGAACATTCTCATGGTCAGGCCCATCGACGTCCAGCAGGTAATCCTGCAGACCAGTGCAATAGAAAAAGTTCAACAGGTACAGCAGAAACAATTCGGTGTTCAGCAGGAATATATCGGCATACAGCTCAAAGAAGAAAAAAGCCTTGCAGAAGAAAAGGTTCAGGATGCTTCCGAGACGGAAAAATCAGAAATCAGGGATAGAGAAAACGATAAAAAAAGGCAATCCACCAAGCATGGAATGAGAAGGTCTGAGAAACCTGATGGAGAGAGAAGGGAAGTTGAGGAGAATAGCGGAGCCAATGCGATGGGGAGATTTATCGATATCAAGGTCTGAAATCAGGATAAAAAACAACGATGAATATTAATGGTTTGTTGGTTTTTCAGATGATAACAGATGTTCTGATCTGTATTGGAATTTTATTCTTACTGATCAGGTTTCGAAAAATATTCAACCCGCTATCAGTAGAGTTCAGTGAAAAAAAGGCTCAAGAATTCTGCAGATTATTAGAGGAATCCAGGGAAGATGCCGGTAAATTTCTGAAGAAATTGGATAAAGAGAAGAGGGAATTGAACACCCTTGCCGTTGCCCTTGATGAAAAAGAAAAAAAACTGAATGATCTGATCAGAAAATCAAATGGTTATCCCGTTATGTCAAATTCAGATAAAGCGGTTTCGGATATTGCCGAAAGTACAGGATCCTTTTTCGGGGAAACACAGGAACATGTTTTGAGTCTGGCCCGGCAAGGTCTGGATGAAGAACAAATCGCTCATCAATCAGGACTGCCCGAAGGTGAAGTTGATCTGATTCTCAACCTCGCCCGAGAGAAAAGTTCATGATAACGTCGCATACAATGGAAATATCGCCTAATGTCCCAACTGCATTTTCCAATCCTGTTCAGGTTATCAAAAATCCTGCCGATATCTCATCCTTCCGCCTCGGGGATGTGGTGCAGGCACTGGTTCTGGAGAAGCTGAGCAGTAAAGAAGTGCTGCTCGCTGTAAAGGAATCTGAAATTGCTGCTCAATCAGCTCTTCCATTGAACGTGGGAGATCGTCTGCTTCTTCAGGTTGCAAAAACTCACCCCATGATAGTTCTTAAACTCATCATTCCGGATGATTCGGAAACGCTTGAATTTCGAAATAATTTAGTCCTGTTTCGGTCATTCCCCGAAGGGTTGTTTAATGTGGTGAAAAATGGTCTTGAGATATTTCAGGGGAATATACAACCAGTTTATCAATTTCTCAATCAAGCGGACATCGATGCCTTTCTTAAAATTCTCAATACTCTCATTTATTCTGAGAAAAGCCTGACGAGCCCTCTTTTTTTAAAAGAGTTTATTATGAATATCGGTTACTTGATGGAAAAAAACCTCAAGAAGTCTCTTGATCGGACACATGAAAAAGGAAATGACTTAAAGAAAGGGGTGGACAAAAATATTAAAAGCATTTTAGCCAGGCTTTCCTGCCAACTCCATCAGATTATGGATAACGCTATGGATTCGGATTTAGATCCCATGCTGTTGAAATCATTGAAGAGCCTGTCGGATTATACGGCTGATTCATTGAAAATGATTTATAATCAGCAAGTTGTAAATGTGTTCAGCCAGGAAGAGCAGCAGGGATATTATTTCCAGCTTCCGATTAAGTTCGCTGACAACCTGAGGATGGTGGATCTCTTTATCAGGTTGAACAACGCTAATAAGAAAAAAACGGGAATGGTTAAACAATTTCAATTTGTTTTGTTTTTTAATATGGATCCATTGGGAGATCTTATTGTGGACGTCAGATATATGAATAAAAAAATATGGGGACTTTTTAAATGTGACCGATCCGAATCACGTGATTTTCTTTCTGATTTTATAGAGACCTTGAATGAACGCCTTATTTTGTCGGGATATGGCCCAAATTCTTTCAACATCCAACTTTCCAGGGATCTTTCGAGAGAAAGGTCTGACTATTTGAAAGATACCGTGATCTATTCAAAAAAGATCGTTAACTGCTTTGCCTGAATTGGCTGATGTGGCTGTGTTGAGGGAATGACATTCAAAACGATGAATTTAAGATAGTCGTGTGAAGAAGAACGGAGTAGAAGAGTAAAATGAAAAAAGTACAACTTGCCGCAGCAATAAGATATGATGGAACCGTTGATGTTGCGCCGAAAGTGACTGCCAAAGGGTGCGGGTTTGTTGCCGAGAAGATTATAGAACTGGCTCAGAAAAACAATATTCCCGTCAGGAATGATCCCGGCCTTGTGCAGATACTCTGCAGACTGGACATTGATGAACAGATTCCGGAGGATTTGTATAAAGCCGTAGCCGAAATCCTTGCCTATGTTTATTCCATCAACTCCAAGTTGAGTCAAAAAAAAGAGGTTTGACAGCAGGGGAAATATTTTCCCGGATTTCTTCAGCCCACTCAGAAATTCCTTCATTGTTTGCCTATCGATCCCTTCGACAAGAAGGGTTGGCCTTCTTTTTCTGCCTTTGTCCATCCGCAACAGCAAAATATGCTCAGTTCTTCCGCAATGATATGAATTCATTGTATATATTCGATAATATCCTGCAGATCGACTTCTCTTTATGCATGAGTTTTTTCTTCCATTAGTCGGCTGATAATCATGCTTTCTGAAAACAGGGTCAGATCATTCTGGTCAGAACAGGGATATCCTTTTTTGAACGTCAAATTCTTCTCTATAGTCAATTATGCTGTTATTTAAAAAGAATAGAAGAATAGCGAGAACCGGAAACTTATTCTAATGCCGGTTGGTATGCAAATTGAAATATCTAAATGAAAAAACCGCTGGAGCATATGGTATGAGGACTTATGGTATTGCAGATGTAGGAAACGCCTGTTTGAGAACAATGGCAAAACTCGACTGTTCAGCAAATAACATTGCCAATGTCAGCACACCTGGCTTCAAGGTAGAATTTTTAAATTATTTGATGAGAGATTCAGGCCGCTCGTCGAACGACAAGGCGCCTTCGTATGATGAGTTGTTGACCAGGGATTATTCGTCAGGCGCCCTTCAGAGAACGGACAATCCCCTGGAAGTTGCCCTCCTGGGAGAAGGGTTTTTCATTATCCAGACAGCGAAAGGAGTTGCTTATACAAGAAGGGGGGACTTTACGTTAAATATGAAACGAGAACTGGTCACAAAATCGGGTGATCCGGTCCTGGGTAAGACAGGAACAATCGTTTTGAATGGTGAAGATGTTCGCATCGATGAATCAGGTAATGTCCATATAGGTGAAAATCAGGTAGGCCAGTTGAAAATCGTCAGCTTCAAAAACCCTGAGGTGTTGACTTCTTCGGGCGAGGGAATCTTCAGAGATGAAGGAAAGGGGATATTTCAGGAAAATTTTACACCGAAGGTCGTCTATGGATCTCTTGAACTTTCCAATGTCAGTGCAATAAAGGAAATGATTCAAATGATCGACCTGCAACGAACATTTGAAACTTATCAAAAGCTTATCCATTCCATTGATGAACAGGATAAACTTTCAGCAGGTAGAATCGGGAAAGTAGGATAAATAATTTGCAGGAGGAATCGTAATGATCAGATCGCTTTGGACGGCAGCGACAGGAATGCAGGCTCAGCAAGTTGAGCAGGATGTGGTGGCGAACAATCTGGCTAATGTCAATACAGTGGGGTTCAAAAAATCCAGGGCGGACTTTCAGGATCTCATGTATCAATTGTCCACAAAAGCCGGTTCGGAAACTTCATCGGGAAATCAACTGACAGTAGGCATAGAAATTGGGATGGGGGTCAAGCCAGTCGCTACTCAAAAGATTTTTTCACAGGGTGATTATCAGCAAACCGGCAATTCCTTTGACTGGGCGATTGAAGGTGATGGTTTTTTTCAACTGGATGACAATGGTACAACGGTTTATACACGTGCAGGGAATTTCAAGGTCAACAGAGATGGTGTGCTATGCAATACGGATGGCCTGCAATTGATCCCGGAGGTGAGCATTCCGCAGGATGCGGTAACCTTCACCCTGGACAGCGGGGGAACCTGGACTGCTGCCGATGAAAACGGCAATACTTTAGCGACTGGAAGAATTGAACTTGCGAAATTCATTAATCCGGCTGGGTTAAGCAGTATAGGGAGAAATCTTTTTGAAAAAACAGAAGGGTCAGGCGAGCCTTTAACGGGAAACCCGGGAGAAGATGGACTGGGAACTACATCACAGCGTTTTCTTGAAATGTCCAACGTGAACGTCATTGATGAGATGGTTAAAATGATTGTTGGTCAGCGGGCGTATGAAATCAATTCGAAATCAATCGTGACAGCAGACAATATGCTGTCGATGATTAATAATTTGAAGAAATAAGCCAATGGCAAAGTCAAGTGGGATTTCAATTTTGGTATTTCTCGCGTGTTGTTTTATTTACGCGGGTGTATCGGGTAAAGAACTGCTTGCGTTCGAAGGAAGAACACTTAATGAATCTTTGATTAAAGCCGCCATTGTCGATCATGTCGAAAAACACATGACTTGGCCCAAGGGGTCGATAAGAATAACGTTTCCCAATGGAGTTCCTGAAGTTACCCTTTCTCGGGAAGATTTCACTCTACATGTGAAAGAGAACAAAAGCGACGAATATATCGGCAACAGATTATATCAGGTTAAAATCCGTCAGCGAAATAATTTTCTTAAACATATTTCCGTTCCGACACGGATTGAGGTTTGCAGGGATGTCGCATTGAGTGCTCGTCCCTTAGAACGGAACAGAAACATCTCAGAACATGATATCCTTATCGTAAAAAAGTGGTTCAGCCGATTGCCTCAGGATCTCCTTGCTGATCCGGAGCGGATTATAGGTAAAAGACTTCTTCGTTCGATAAAGGAGCGGTCTACATTTACGGCGAGTATGCTTCGCGAACCTATCCTGTTCAAAAAAGGTAAGGTTGTTAAAGTCATATGTGATAACGGTGTATTAAGCATAACAACGTTGGGGCTGGCTGAAGAGGAAGGAACCTTAGGAGCCACGGTAAAAATCAAAAATATTTCTTCCAATAAAATAATCCACGCAAAAGTCATTGGAAACTCAGTTGTCAAAGTCGAAATATAAAAACAGATGTGATGGATTTGGTCGGGTATGATGAAATCAAGGATGAATGATTGCTGATATTTTGTGATGAAAGAAAAGGACATGAACATTTTAATTCAAAATAGATTGATTTTTTTGTTCCTGATTTTATGGCTTTGGACGGGTTGTGCAACAAAACCGGATTTTACAGCCGGTGAACAGCCGTTAGATTTGACGGTTCGACCCGAAGCACTTCCCGTAAGGGGATCCATCTGGCCGGGTGAGAGTGCATCAAACATGCTGTTTGCGGATAAAAAAGCAAGATATATCAATGATATTGTGACCATTCTTATTAATGAAGCTTCACAGGGAGGCAATAAGGCAACAACCAATACAAGCCGGGATTCCGACTCTGCCGCAGGTATTGATGCCTTTTGGGGACTTGATCAATCGATTTTGAGTCGGAATGTGAATATGGGATCGAAAATAAAGATTGGGGGATCCTCTTCTTCAACCCTAAAAGGAACGGGGAATACCACACGGGGCGGTCAGCTTAAAGGCACAGTTACGGCTCGGGTTGTCAGAGTGCTTGATAACGGAAATCTCGTTATTGAAGGTAGACGGCAACTGACCATAAATGAAGAAGATCAGTATCTTATTATTTCAGGTATTATCAGGCCTGAAGATATTACTACGGAAAATTGCATCTTTTCACAATACATCGCCGACGCAAGAATTGTCTATGCGGGCAAGGGAATTATCAATGACAAAATGAGGCCTGGTTGGGCTACAAGAATAGTCGACTGGGTGTGGCCTTTTTAAGGAAATGACCGGAAGAGAGTTTAAATGTCAATATTTAAATTAGGGAAATTTATGAAATATGGAATGCTGCTTAAAAAAATATTTCTGACAGGGATAATTGTTTTAGACCTTGTTTTTTTTGTTTCATACGGTTTTGCAGCAAGATTGAAAGATATTGCGTCTATCAGCGGGGTGAGAGAAAATCAGCTTATAGGCTATGGTTTGGTTGTCGGCTTAGCCGGTACGGGTGATGACGTCAAAAACGGTTTTACAAGCGAATCCCTATCCAACCTGCTGAACAGACAGGGCATATCCATGAAGAATAAAACGTTGAAAGCCGATAACATTGCCGCTGTTATGGTTACCTCATCATTGCCTGCATTCGCCAAAATAGGAGCGAGGATAGACGCTACGGTTTCATCTATTGGTGATGCGAAAAGCCTGCATGGTGGAACCCTTCTCATGACACCTCTAAGAGGTGTAGATGGAGAAATTTATGCCGTTGCCCAGGGTCCTGTTACCTTGGGCGGATACGCCGTGGGAGGGGCGAACAGCAGTACAGGGAAAAATCATGCAAGTGCTGGTCGTGTTTCAAGTGGGGTGTTGGTTGAGCGGGAATTAAAATATGATTTTGACCGACTCCGTTCCTTCACGCTTAATCTTTTACAACCTGATTTTACGACTTCGGCCTGTTTAGCCGATGTGATGAACAAAACACTTGGACAACACGTTGAGGCAAAACAGGTTGATTCCTTTTCCGTTGATGTTCGAATGAAAGAAGCTACCGGAGGGAATTTGATGAACATCATTTCCATGATGGAAAATCTCGATGTTCCTGTCGATTCCAAGTCCGTTGTGGTCATGAATGAAAAAACAGGAACGGTCGTTATGGGTGAAAATGTCCGGATTTCAACTGTCGCTGTAGCCCATGGAAATTTAAGCATACAGATCAAAGAAGACATTCGGGTTTCTCAACCTCTTCCTTTTTCGCCACTGTCGTCTAAGGGAAATCAGCCTGCTATGGATAAAAAAACAGGGACAATTGTTGCGCCTGGAGGTCAGACGGTTGTGACTCTAGATACCACGGTGGGTATCGAAGAGGAGAAAAAACAAGTGATGGTTATCTCAAAGGGGGTGACCATTCAGGAAGTTGTAAAGGCATTGAATGCCTTGGGCGTGTCGCCTCGCGATCTTATTACTATCATGCAGACCATAAAAGCAGCCGGCGCCCTGCAGGCAGAATTAAAAATTATATAAGATACTGTTAAACAATTGAAGAATTGAA is a window encoding:
- a CDS encoding flagellar basal body L-ring protein FlgH → MKEKDMNILIQNRLIFLFLILWLWTGCATKPDFTAGEQPLDLTVRPEALPVRGSIWPGESASNMLFADKKARYINDIVTILINEASQGGNKATTNTSRDSDSAAGIDAFWGLDQSILSRNVNMGSKIKIGGSSSSTLKGTGNTTRGGQLKGTVTARVVRVLDNGNLVIEGRRQLTINEEDQYLIISGIIRPEDITTENCIFSQYIADARIVYAGKGIINDKMRPGWATRIVDWVWPF
- a CDS encoding flagellar basal body P-ring protein FlgI, which produces MSIFKLGKFMKYGMLLKKIFLTGIIVLDLVFFVSYGFAARLKDIASISGVRENQLIGYGLVVGLAGTGDDVKNGFTSESLSNLLNRQGISMKNKTLKADNIAAVMVTSSLPAFAKIGARIDATVSSIGDAKSLHGGTLLMTPLRGVDGEIYAVAQGPVTLGGYAVGGANSSTGKNHASAGRVSSGVLVERELKYDFDRLRSFTLNLLQPDFTTSACLADVMNKTLGQHVEAKQVDSFSVDVRMKEATGGNLMNIISMMENLDVPVDSKSVVVMNEKTGTVVMGENVRISTVAVAHGNLSIQIKEDIRVSQPLPFSPLSSKGNQPAMDKKTGTIVAPGGQTVVTLDTTVGIEEEKKQVMVISKGVTIQEVVKALNALGVSPRDLITIMQTIKAAGALQAELKII